In the Selenihalanaerobacter shriftii genome, AACTGTTGGTTTTCTTTGCGTAATTTAATTAGTTCTTTTTCTTGATCAGTTCTATTATCTTTTGCTTTAAATGAACCTGAATTCTTATAATTTTTTACCCATTTATGAACAGTTGATCTGGCAATATTATATTCTTTAACTACTTCACTTGGTTTTTTACCATTATTAACTAATGAAACTATTTGTTTTTTGAATTCATCATTATATCTTTTCGGCATGATATACCTCCATATTATTGATTTTATTTTACTATATTATATCATGTCCGAGAAATTTCTGTACAATTAATTATAACCGATCCATAGAGTCTTTTAACATTTCTTTTAAAGTAGGAATCTTTCCCCAGTTACTATATGTCCCTCCATTTGTAAAGTATGCTTTTTTATATGGAAATAACCTTGATATTATTGGCTTATAATATTTATTTATCGCTCTAGAAACTTTATTACTACCATATTCATCATAAAAACCTTCACCATACTTAACTCCACCAGTCTTTACTGTAAATATAAATTCTTTATCTGTTTTTGGATTGCAGTAAGCTATAGTTACATCGTTCTGGTCAATATGTCTTATCTTTTGAATCTCAAATTCTTCGTTATAAGCTTCTTCTAGGTAGTTTATAATCTCCTTTGATAGCTTTGGATAATCCTCCATAGGATAATTCGTTGAAGTATTACACCCACTTACTATTGTTAGTAATAGCAAAATGCTTATTACTAATAACACTTTTTTCTTGGTTTGCATCTTTTTCCTCCTCTTTACTTAAGCTTAAAATCTTAATATAACCACAAAATATTGTAGCTTTATTAAGACTTTAAACTGTGAAAGATTTTAATGATCTTAATTGTTAATTGTCAACTGTTAATTGTCAATTATCACTAGTCTGTGTCTAAATTGTTTCAATGTCTTAAATATAATCTGTTCTCTGCATTTAAAGTATAAGCCAAAAGGGGTAATCAAATTACCCCTTTCAACTTACTTAATTAACCTTACTCTGCAGCCGCATAGCCGCCTTCCATAGTTACTAATTCATTCTTATCCTTTTTCTGCTTAAGGAACAAATCGAATGTACCTATACCTTCAGTGTGACCAAAATTTTCTTCATAGTCGACTATAAAAGCATTAGGTAAAGTAACTTTTCGTACTACCTGATCTCCTGCTATTACCTCTAAAATAGCATTTCGATAAGCATCTGCTTTTTCAGCAGTTACTAAAGACCAATTTGCTACCTTCTGTGTGTCATCTGGTTCTCCTTCTACGGCTGTAATAATCTTGCCTTTTACCTTTAATTCCGTGCCAATATCTGTAGCTTTGGCATTAGAACCATCAGGTGAATCTGACTTATACGATGCCGTCGTAATATTGTCCTTTTCCAACAGAATAGTCTCACTTTGTCCTTCAATAGTTAATCTGAATCCCATGAAAATTCCCCCTTGTTAGGTTTTTTATTTATATCAATACACCTTAAGATGTATTAATATACTTTAATTAACTTAAAGACTTATATTTAAATGAAGTCTTTAATTTAACTGGCATTAGCACTTGTGCTTTTTGTAATATTAACTTCTAAATTCTTCACATTTCCATTGAAAGTAAGATCTAACTGACATGTATTGCTCTCTAAATCTATGTTATAACTTATATCATCACCATCTTGTAATATAGAATTTACATACCCAGCATTATTAACCCAATTACTCTTTTGACTCTTTGGATTATTACTAAAGAACTTAACAATCTTATCTTGTTTAAAGTCGCTGGTTTTAAATCTTAAAATCCTTTCTATATAAGTACTTACTAACGTTTTATAAATTGAATCAAATCCATACTCAGTCATCTCTAAGCTCCTAGCTTTATAAACAGTTAACCTTTTAATTTCTTTTCCATCTAACTGTGCATTTTCTGATGAAAATACAAAACCAAAATCATTTCTATTGATTGAATCCTTAATTGAATTTGTAAATCCAGTTATTTCTTTAGCTAATGTTGTAGCAACTTTTAAGTTGTTATCGCCACTTTCTATATCAAATCTAACTCCTGGATAATTTTTAGATACTTTTTTAAAGTTATCTCTTAAATATTCTGGGCATTGATAAGCTGCAACTATACCAGCTGCTACATAAGAAGCATCTATGTAAACACCTTCTAACCATAATTTTAATATATCTTCCTCTTCTTTAGATAAGATTGCTCCTCCATGCTCTGTCTTAGTCATCTTCCTATCTAAAACTACTCCAGATTTATTCTTTGGTATTACTGTAAAGTTTGGAATACAAGGGATTATATATTCACTATAATCCTGACGAGTTAATTTTTCAGTCTTGTCTATATATTTTTCTACTCCCTTAGTTGCCATATCATTAAATGTTGTCTCTTCATCTGCTTGAAAATTAAAGAATATCTGTATTTTATATTTCTTTGTTGTATCAAGAATAGCTGTTAATGATTCCATTGTCTTTCCTTCTTTTCTTTTGGTCTTATCTGTTCCTTTAAATCTAACTCTTCTAGTCTTTACTTGATTCGATCCTTCTAATTCTATTCCAGGAACTATCCCAAACCAAATTGTTTCAGAAAAGTTATTTTTAGCATTTACAGTATTTAAGAAAGTCTCTAATCTTGGTTTATTATTCGCCTTAACAAGCATATCTACTTTACAGTTACTAACTAATAACTTTGGAGTCATACCTCTATTTTTAGTATCATATTGCTCAAAAAACATTTTTACACCTAAAAGCTTCTCTACCAAAGGCTTAGCAGCCTTTACAAAATCATCTTTTGAGCTTTTATAAAACTCAAGATAATTATTATAATTCGCCACTTCTTTTTCAACATTAATATCTGTTGTTGGAGAAGATATAGGCGCAAAAGTTCTTACTACTAAATCCTTTACATAAGGAGTCGGAGTCTCAGTTATCACCTCATAGTCTTCTTCATATATTTCAATTAAATCATTTGTCTTCTTCTCATTTTGCACCGCCAATGCCGTCTCCTCTTCTTCTGGAGCTTCTAAAATTTTAAGCTCCCCTTGATTATCCATAGTAAGAATTCCAATCTCTATTGCTTCAGCTTCTGATTCTTCTTGACTTTCTCCTAATAAAAGTCTTGTCTTGATATCTTCAATTGCTAAAGGTAACATACCCAATACATTATTATAATTCTGACTTGCTTCTTCAAACTTTATATTTAATTTGTCTCCTAAATCTAATTTTTTAGGATCTTCATCATCAAGTTCTTCATGCTTACCGTATAGATAATTTATCTCCTTTCGCACCTGCTTGATATCTTCCATCACCTTCTTAGGAGAAATCATGTCTAAAATATTCTCAAATTTAAAGTCCACATTCTTACTTCCTTGACTCTTTTTAGTGTCTATTAATGTAAATAGCATCTTTAGAAAATCATTATTCTGATCCAATCCTATTTCTGTTATGCAATTCTCAGGTATTCCTTGTGGTTTTACTGACGTATACATTACCTTCTGATTTGCAGCGTTATAATAGGAATAAATTTTAGGACTAAATTTTTCAAGAAATTCCTCAAAGCTTTCAACTAATAAATGATCATTAATTTCATTTATTTTGTCATCGTCTAAACTTTCTACCCCCTTTACATCTCCTACTAAAGTAATTAAGTCTAATTTTTCAGGATTCACTTCTTCAAAAAGTATTGTCCTATTTGTTTGATTAATAATTTTAATCTCCTCCTTTCGAATTTTAAAATTTAAGTAAAATTATTTAATTCACTTAAATGAATTGTCAATTAAATCCATTTATACCCAATTCCCAATTAGTATAACATACGATTCTCAAAAAATTCTCAAATAACCATGATTACCAACCCATTTTCTAAAAATAATTTCCACAAAATTATTTTATTTAATAGCAAAATGTGTTAATTTAAACTAGATTAGGAAGTGATTATCGTTTTTTCTACATCTTTTTTACTTGTTATACTAAAAAAACTATATTATTTAAAAAAACATAAGTAATAACTTATAATAAAATAATATCTATTATATTTGTATATTTTAGAATATAAAAAGACCTACCACTAATTAGTGGTAGGTCTTAATCTTAATTATCTATTTAATTATTTGCTAATGCCCTAATGAAACTACCTACTCTTTGAATAAATTCATCTTTATTGTCTGAGATTAAATCTAAATTATCTTCTATCTTTTGAATAATAGCACTTCCTACAATAGCTCCATCGGCAAATTGACCAACCTCACTTACATGCTCTGGCTTAGAAATTCCAAAACCAACTGCTACTGGAATGGAGGTTAAGCTTTTAACCTTTTCTACAATTCCTTTAACTTCTTTAGCTACTTCTGTTCTAGCTCCTGTTGTCCCTGACGTCGATACAGCATAAATGAAACCAGAAGAAGCTTCAGCTACCTCTTTTAATCTCTTTTCAGTACTAATAGGAGTTACAAGTAAAATAATATTTAACTCAGTACTATATTCTCGTAATTCTTCATCTTCTCCTAGAGGCAAATCAGGAATAATTACTCCATCTACTCCTACTTCTTCACTCTTATTAACGAATTCTTCAACTCCATAACTAAAAACTGAATTATAGTATCCCATTAAAATTAATGGAATATCACTCTCCAATCTAATCTCCTCTACTAACTCAAAAATATCATTTAAATTAGTACCATGAGTTAAACTTCTTTTACCTGCTTTTTGAATTGTTGGTCCATCTGCTAAAGGAGTTGAGTAAGGAATCCCCAATTCAATAATGTCGGCACCCTTTCTTTCAGCCTCCAGCACTAATTCTTTAGTTAACTCCAGATTAGGATCTCCAGCCATAAGGAAAGGGATAAAAGCGCTCTGCTCCTTTTGTTTTAATCTATTAAAGGTAGCAGCTATCCTACCCATTTAAATTTCAACTCCTATTCTATCAGCTACAGTATATACATCTTTATCTCCACGTCCTGATAAGTTAACAATAATAATCTGATCCTTATCTAATTTCGGTGCTAACTTTTTAACCTGAGCTATAGCATGAGAACTTTCTAATGCAGGAATTATTCCTTCAACTTCCGAAAGTAATTGGAAGGCTTCCACTGCTTCCTCATCTGTAACTGCTACATATTCCGCTCGACCACTATCATTTAAATAACTATGCTCTGGACCAATACCTGGATAATCAAGTCCTGCTGAAATAGAATGTACTGGCATAATCTGCCCACCTTCATCTTGTAAAACATAGCTTTTAAAACCATGTATAATACCTTTATCACCTTTAGTTAAAGTAGCAGCATGTTTATCAGTATCAACACCTAAACCAGCTGCTTCTACTCCTATCATCTTGACATCTTCATCATCTACAAATGGATGGAAAAGTCCAATGGCATTACTTCCTCCCCCAACACAAGCCATTAAATAATCTGGTAGCCTTCCTTCAGCTTCAAGTATCTGATCTCTTGCCTCTTTCCCGATTACTGATTGAAAGTCACGAACCATTGTCGGATAAGGATGAGGGCCAACTGCTGAACCAAGTAAATAGAATGTGTCATCTATTCTTTCTACCCATTTTCTAATTGCAACATCAACCGCATCACTTAACGTAGCTGTTCCTTCAGTAACAGGAGTTACCTTAGCTCCTAACAATCTCATTCTAAATACATTTAAAGACTGTCGCTCCACATCTTCAGCACCCATAAATATCTCACAATCCATACCAAACATGGCAGCCACCGTCGCAGTTGCTACACCGTGTTGTCCAGCCCCGGTTTCAGCAATAACTTTTTCTTTCCCCATTCTATCTGCTAATAAAATTTGTCCTAAAGTATTATTAATCTTATGAGCTCCCATATGGTTAAGATCTTCTCGCTTAAGATAAATTTTAGCTCCACCTAACTTTTCAGTCAATCTCTCAGCATAATATAACGGATTAGCTCTCCCCACATACTGCTTCAAATAATACTCAAATTCTTCTATAAATTCTGGATCATCCTTATACTTTTCATAAGCTTCTTCTAATTCTTCTAAAGCTGGAATCAATAATTCCGGTACATACTGTCCTCCAAATTCACCAAAAACTCCCTTTTTACTTGCCATTGTTATTCC is a window encoding:
- a CDS encoding transposase; amino-acid sequence: MPKRYNDEFKKQIVSLVNNGKKPSEVVKEYNIARSTVHKWVKNYKNSGSFKAKDNRTDQEKELIKLRKENQQ
- a CDS encoding membrane-associated protease 1, which codes for MGFRLTIEGQSETILLEKDNITTASYKSDSPDGSNAKATDIGTELKVKGKIITAVEGEPDDTQKVANWSLVTAEKADAYRNAILEVIAGDQVVRKVTLPNAFIVDYEENFGHTEGIGTFDLFLKQKKDKNELVTMEGGYAAAE
- a CDS encoding transcriptional regulator; translation: MKIINQTNRTILFEEVNPEKLDLITLVGDVKGVESLDDDKINEINDHLLVESFEEFLEKFSPKIYSYYNAANQKVMYTSVKPQGIPENCITEIGLDQNNDFLKMLFTLIDTKKSQGSKNVDFKFENILDMISPKKVMEDIKQVRKEINYLYGKHEELDDEDPKKLDLGDKLNIKFEEASQNYNNVLGMLPLAIEDIKTRLLLGESQEESEAEAIEIGILTMDNQGELKILEAPEEEETALAVQNEKKTNDLIEIYEEDYEVITETPTPYVKDLVVRTFAPISSPTTDINVEKEVANYNNYLEFYKSSKDDFVKAAKPLVEKLLGVKMFFEQYDTKNRGMTPKLLVSNCKVDMLVKANNKPRLETFLNTVNAKNNFSETIWFGIVPGIELEGSNQVKTRRVRFKGTDKTKRKEGKTMESLTAILDTTKKYKIQIFFNFQADEETTFNDMATKGVEKYIDKTEKLTRQDYSEYIIPCIPNFTVIPKNKSGVVLDRKMTKTEHGGAILSKEEEDILKLWLEGVYIDASYVAAGIVAAYQCPEYLRDNFKKVSKNYPGVRFDIESGDNNLKVATTLAKEITGFTNSIKDSINRNDFGFVFSSENAQLDGKEIKRLTVYKARSLEMTEYGFDSIYKTLVSTYIERILRFKTSDFKQDKIVKFFSNNPKSQKSNWVNNAGYVNSILQDGDDISYNIDLESNTCQLDLTFNGNVKNLEVNITKSTSANAS
- the trpA gene encoding tryptophan synthase subunit alpha, which produces MGRIAATFNRLKQKEQSAFIPFLMAGDPNLELTKELVLEAERKGADIIELGIPYSTPLADGPTIQKAGKRSLTHGTNLNDIFELVEEIRLESDIPLILMGYYNSVFSYGVEEFVNKSEEVGVDGVIIPDLPLGEDEELREYSTELNIILLVTPISTEKRLKEVAEASSGFIYAVSTSGTTGARTEVAKEVKGIVEKVKSLTSIPVAVGFGISKPEHVSEVGQFADGAIVGSAIIQKIEDNLDLISDNKDEFIQRVGSFIRALANN
- the trpB gene encoding tryptophan synthase subunit beta; this encodes MASKKGVFGEFGGQYVPELLIPALEELEEAYEKYKDDPEFIEEFEYYLKQYVGRANPLYYAERLTEKLGGAKIYLKREDLNHMGAHKINNTLGQILLADRMGKEKVIAETGAGQHGVATATVAAMFGMDCEIFMGAEDVERQSLNVFRMRLLGAKVTPVTEGTATLSDAVDVAIRKWVERIDDTFYLLGSAVGPHPYPTMVRDFQSVIGKEARDQILEAEGRLPDYLMACVGGGSNAIGLFHPFVDDEDVKMIGVEAAGLGVDTDKHAATLTKGDKGIIHGFKSYVLQDEGGQIMPVHSISAGLDYPGIGPEHSYLNDSGRAEYVAVTDEEAVEAFQLLSEVEGIIPALESSHAIAQVKKLAPKLDKDQIIIVNLSGRGDKDVYTVADRIGVEI